One segment of Magnetococcales bacterium DNA contains the following:
- a CDS encoding DUF2442 domain-containing protein codes for MDRMAPNTGERVEFVSLTAESLRVGLMNGREVTAPLACFPKLSGATPAQRDKWETCGGGYGIHWEELDEDLSTEGLLRGAPAPRSGPIR; via the coding sequence ATGGATAGGATGGCTCCAAATACCGGTGAGCGAGTTGAGTTTGTTTCACTGACAGCGGAAAGCCTCCGAGTGGGCTTGATGAATGGGAGAGAGGTTACCGCTCCTTTGGCTTGCTTTCCAAAACTGTCCGGAGCAACGCCTGCCCAACGGGATAAGTGGGAAACCTGTGGCGGGGGCTATGGCATCCATTGGGAAGAGCTTGATGAAGACCTGTCAACGGAAGGATTGTTGCGAGGGGCGCCTGCTCCTCGGAGTGGCCCAATCCGCTGA